TTATCATTTATAAATTAAATCAAGGAGAGAGATTAACTATTGAATCTTTAGCAAATGAGTTTGGCGTATCAAAAAGAACAATAGAGCGAGATATTGCTAGATTTTCCTATTTTGATATAAAAAAAGAAGGCAAAGAGTTCTTTTTGGATGAACTTGCTGTTGGAAAACTAAACTTTGATGATATTAAAAACTTTGCTATATTTAGTGGTATTAAATCTTTGTTTCCATCTTTGACAAATCAGTTTCTAAAAGATATTTTAAATGAAAAGATAAATAGAGCCTATATGGTTCAAAATAGTGGTTTTGAAGATATAGAAGAAAAGCAACAACTATTTGAAAACTTAAGTAGTGCAATAATAGAAGAAAAAACTATTAGCTTTTTTTACAATGATAAAAAAAGAGTTGTAAATCCATACAAACTAATAAATACAAATGGTATTTGGTATTTAAGTGCAACAGAAAACAATACTATAAAAACTTATACTTTCTCTAAAATAAAAAGCCTAAAAATAAG
Above is a genomic segment from Aliarcobacter cryaerophilus containing:
- a CDS encoding helix-turn-helix transcriptional regulator, producing the protein MEHDKLATRLSLIIYKLNQGERLTIESLANEFGVSKRTIERDIARFSYFDIKKEGKEFFLDELAVGKLNFDDIKNFAIFSGIKSLFPSLTNQFLKDILNEKINRAYMVQNSGFEDIEEKQQLFENLSSAIIEEKTISFFYNDKKRVVNPYKLINTNGIWYLSATENNTIKTYTFSKIKSLKISSDKFVVDKNILKEIEKSEINFLSKESKEVHLKIQNSAKEYFLRKKVLSNMKIVDNTDEYFVVSTNVSFDDEILNIVKQWIPYIEILKPVELQEKLEDVLKKYLDKNIK